The nucleotide sequence CTTTTCCACATCGTTGATTTTACGGATcgggaaaataaaaaaataatttagatttatTCATTTTCTGTCTGAatgaaatgaaaattttaatttaagatGATCGAAGAATTAGATGTTTGCATCCAGATACACACCTGCGATCGAAGGTGAATTGATTTGTATCTTATTAGATTCTAAGAGTTATTATCTTCTTTCATTTGTATCTATCATGTCACATACTATTATACCATAGTTATTATGTCGTATCGATAATGTAAGATCTTGACGATCATTGTACATTAATGAAAATTATATCAAGCCGATCATATTGGTGATTACTCTACCTTAAAAATTATTAGGGAGTATTGACTATAAGTATAAGTAACATATATTCATGCTATCTGTAATATCTAATCATTATCTCGAACTCTACGAAGAATTAAGCATAGCATAGAATAttagcataaaatatgtaatcaaGCTATCTGAAAATACTTTTAtgtcaaaattaaaatcaaataaaattagatctaataatattatgatatatatatattttattactttttagaataataaaccttatctgatttACAAGCACCCATCTTCGGATCTAATATATCAATTTGTAAGAAGAAGAGTTGAGAGAGAGATTGTAATCCCTCAACTGAATCCTATTTGAGATGCTTCTTTTTAGTTCCTaaaggtcctatctatttataggcgagagtagagaGTCTagaataagttattaggagagctgCTCCCATCAAGGTCATCTGAATCCTACTTTAACATGAACTTCTTTTATATTAACCAATaactataatcaaaatctaatcatatctataatatatattacctaattaaataggaccaTATAATCTCTAGGGACTAAATAAAAAATGCACGATATGTAATTTTCACGAACTCCACAAAGAGTTAAGCAACAGAGAGACTAAATAAGAAACATAAGACACGTAATTTTCTGTTATAGATGTTTCAAATGTATCTCATCATCACTTATTGAATTGAATTGGGAAATTCTCACCCCAATGCTTTAATTAAATGTCTGCCCATATTCAATAGAATGGATTACACTTACCAGAAGActagaataataatttttttaatttatatagatttcgaattatggaatattatagaaaataactttcaaaagtcttctcttccaatgaatgattgaaatgagttggagaagaagactttcgctttaaatgtcaaagttatgaataccttattttatgctttcgataaaaacaagttcaatggaGAAGaagactccgtcatcaattgattatcatcaccaaaaagggggagattgttaaatctcgatttttgatgatgaagtcaattgataaattgtttgatataatctatatgtcgagaaaagtgtataggattaactacgatagcgataagacataaagcaaatattgtgccagagtcaaaattgagatttcattgggagttcgagagttcatcggaagtccgaacgttcatcggaagttctgccggaaccaaccgagaagtctaggagcttgccggaagtccatcgaaACATTATCGAGAAATCGTTAGAAGTTTgtcgaaagatcaccggaagaacaattgatgtacTGGAATAAaatgctttgttaaatatcttaattatcatagttagatagtaaattaagttaggattatgaGATAATCTCacaaactcagttaggggccaactaggcccttaacatggctaaattgggccggattgaatagctCATTTAGCACCTAAAATcacggtcggcggtggcaccgcatgggactcggtctcctaggtgctctgggctgtggtaccgccaatatttaatgctgtcaagcggtggtatcacacttgtcaagcgatggtatcgcacctgtcaagcggtggtaccactaaagctcggtctccgagctctatcatgtGGTCGTACCGCCTAGATTGAACGAtcgtaccgcccaatgttagtttacaggcggtagtatcacccaataatgatggtggtaccataaataccccgaaatctagggatgtgatactttttgactccaattctgaagctattggggcctataaatatcctacccttttctgcatgaaagagcacgaaagtgttaacataatcttgaatttctagggtgttaaagtgttgtaaaagtgagaagagtcctcccctccctcttttagctttgtaactatccaagaaagaggagtgaggcttgtaagggttatctcctaaacttggtaaaaggagaaagagttgtaaaaagtGGTTGGTTTTCGGCTTTTGAAGGAAGataattagtggatgccgatgacctcgatggatgaggaatcagaagtggatgtaggtcacaatgactgaaccaccCTAAATTCTAGTTTATATTTCAATTtgagtaatttacattactgcaatcttccttaactttctctttaTACTCTTACAAACGatttcaagtttaatatctttccgaaatgaatttaattgaaacaaatatttttttcgaaatcaatgattttttcgctgcattaattcaccctacACCCCCCCTCCcttttagtgctgctcttgatcctaacagtgtactgtatacctatccatataatggagatgactgatctcatagctgcttgtgtgggacactagggatatattataagtgcttattgaagaatgagtttattgattaatttaattacagaatgctggatgattgatgataccttattgtcagatagtgattctatcATCCCAGTAGTATATTTGGTCTTTATATTTGAGACAttaaggatatcttgtatgaatACTCTACTCTTTAATATCGGACTTATAAGTTTAGAAGTTTTAAATCTAACAcaaccgatcatcgagagtggcagTTAACTCTACGATAATTATTAAGTGTCGATAAATGATCATATGCTCTCAGTGTCATTTGAGAAATAATGttttcttgctcaagcaaatacctgactaaggtcattcggattaggAGAAAAAGAGTTttccaggagaatctgattaaaatGAGACTTGAGTAAAAATTGTATAAGCTTTATCAGCACCAAATCCGATATACGATCTtaagatagttggatggagatttagTACCCAATAAGGtaaaatccattagggttaagttgacggggaatctctataaataggagggaatcaaagagctaaaggctagaccttttttggctatcacctcctattctcctctcatcCTCTCCTCTTCAACTTGTAGCTTATATTTAAGACGTATGGATAGAAAGAAGGACTGACTCAATGTTTATTGTATGATATGCCTAACGAGGAGATTTGAACAATGaattgaggagcgtcttcgcagtCCATATCATGTGGATTATCGCTAAAGAAGAGtacagttgacctcctttatcatCTCTCATGGATCTATAGGattttagagatatacgatctccctaagtaaaacaCATCTCTTATATACGCCACTGTTGCTCTTCCTACAATAAGTCGATCGAGAGCTAGGTTTCTTTGCCTGAAGTTGGTCTCTCGGTAGATCGAGCAGGCCAACCATATACTCTATTACCCGAAACCGACATCTTGATGGCTCTTCCCCTACCTTTATATAGCGCACGTGTTGAATAAGTTAACAGTTTCACTTTATAATCTCTTAAAAAGAATTCTTGAAGTGCACTCTTGGGTGGGATAAATGATAGGGAGAATATCATCAACTAATTATCATCTGACATGTGGCCTCCGCGTGGCGTCTAgattgtaagaaggagacaaagattgCCACCCACTGGTCTACCCACATAGACAAAGGTCCAAGACAGATAATTACATGTTGTCTCTCGCTTATTGCCCACGTTAAGAAAAAACAAGTGGGTGTTGGTAGAGTTGGTCAATAGCTATTTTCtcgtataatatttcataaaatattcaacCCCTTTATGACtagattaaaaaatttatttttagcaCAATCATAAGAGGGTCATTTTTCACCATATGCACTTATCTCTTGAACTAACTTAGGTGTCCAagaaatcaagctgggaaacctcttTCAACCCCAATCTTTATACATATGATACATCAGGAGCTCGATATTTTCATCTTGGAGGTATATTGGATCATTCTCCGCATATGAGGCTGGATCATATCAAACTGATCAGGATTttactaatatatttttataataaatataaaaataactaaaaaataaTTATGGTCCATGATATTGAATGATAGGAAATCCATTGCCGTAGTGAGCAACGATGACTTGGGTTCGGCCCATAAGCTAAGCGTTTCCTCTGAGTGCATTAAAAAAATGGTACCCGACAATATATCTCATTAGCAATATTGTCCAAGCACAAAATTTTCTATCATCCGACAATAATTTCTACCGaggaattcatatatttcttacgTAACAAATTATAATGGAAATGATGAATAACAACGTAATAATTtgaataacaataataaatacTAATCATATGCTCAATTTATCTATTGACAAGGTGATGTAGGTCAAGACAGTGATCAACATTTAGTGGAAGCTAAATCACAATGGATGTGAAAATTATAATTGTAACGATTGCTGAATTGGAATCAAACCATAGATGATCAATAGTTTGTATTAATAAGTTAGTTGTCTCATTCGATCATGATAATATTATAACATATATGGTATTTTGATTTTCGAAATTGATCATCCATTGCATATAAGACATGCCACAATGTGGAATTAACCTACGTTAGAAGACCATATACATCTTATTAGTTAATTCAGTATATATTTAGGAAAAAGTATCGCTGTGATATATGCAGTAATTAACACCACAAGTGAATCAGGAAATAGTGCGAACTCAATGCGACATCTCAATTCAATGGTATCACACCTCCTGAACGAGCCCAATTTGGCCCATGAGCTCGATCCAGTGTGGCCTATGGGCTCGAGCCCGGTATCTCATTAAACCCAATAGCCTaaacccacctctctctctctctctctctctctctctctctctgcatgtcTTAAGAGAAGAAGTTGTCCTGCTCCCCTAGTcgatcctctccctctccctcgcgGAGTCGCCATGGCCTTCGCCGCCCCAACGCAACTCCTCGGTCCCCAGATCCATTCCTCTGCCGCTGCTCCGCGGAGGCGCAAATATATGCCTAATGACGGAACCATCGTCCCTACAACTATCATCGTTCGGGCCCGCAAGAAATCCCTTGCCGCTGCTCCATGGACGCGCAAACATATTCCCTACGGCAGAACCATCGGCCCTACAACTATCATCATTCGGGTCTGCAAGAAATATATCGCACCCTTCTCCGCCTCCGTTGTCTCCGTTGCCGCCGCGGCTGCTGGTGGGTTCATCTTGATCTCGTCGttccctccctctcctccccCTATCGACGGCGGCGGGGGCGGCGGGGGTTGGttccgcggcggcggcggtgatGGGGGTGGTGGTTTCTGGTCCAACCTGTTCTCCCCGTTTGTGGCCCTTGCGAAGGAggaaggtggcggcggcggcggcggccaggAGTGGGATCCTCATGGCCTGCCGGCCAACATCGTTGTCCAGCTCAACAAACTGAGCGGACTCAAGCGGTACAAGATCTCCGAGATCCTCTTCTTCGACCGCCGTCGCTCGACCACCGTCGCCGGCACCAATGACTCGTTCTTCGAGATGGTCTCCCTGCGCAACGGTGGCGTCTACACCAAGGCCCAGCTCCAGAAGGAGGTCGAAAACCTAGCCTCTTCCGGCATGTTCGAGAAGGTCGATCTCGAGGGCAAGACCAAGCCCGACGGCACCATGGCCCTCACGGTGTCGTTCACCGAGAGCACGTGGCAGTCCGCCGACGCATTCCGCTGCATCAACGTCGGCCTGCTGCCGCAGACGAAGCAGATGGAGATGGACGCCGACATGACGGATAGGGAGAAGTTGGAGTACTTTCGGATCCAGGAGAGGGAATACAAGAGGAGGATCGATCGGTCGAGGGCATGTTTGCTGCCCGTGACGGTGCAGCGCGAGGTGCTGCAGATGCTCCGCGAGCGGGGAAAGGTTAGCGCTAGGCTGCTGCAGAGGATTCGGGACAGGGTGCAGAAATGGTACCACGACGAGGGATATGCTTGCGCTCAGGTCGTCAATTTTGGGAACCTGAACACTAGAGAGGTGGTGTGTGAGGTCGTGGAGGGCGATATCACTCAGCTCAACATCCAATTCCTTGATAAACTTGGAAACTTATGCGAAGGAAACACTCAGCTGGCAGTCATTCGCCGGGAACTGCCGAGACAGGTATACCTGTGACTCGTTGTATTCTTTGtttcctttcattttttttatttccattcAATTGTTCTATGATAAGGTATATTACTTAAATGATCATGAAAGCTTACtggtagaagaagagaaaaaatagTGTTGGTGTAATTGTTAGATATGAGTCACTTCGATCATGCAAATGAATGACAGTGGAGACAAACTTGCGTAGTCAGTTTTTTCGTTGTGTTGATTCATGACAATTATGGATGGTCAATCGAAACACAATGTTTTTTTACCTTCCAGACTAACTATAAACCTATTTATATGGATGGTCAATCAGGATTCAGCAGgatccactttcttttctttatttttccaCTCTCATCACTTATATTTTCTCTATACCCTTCTAGATAAGGTCGCTGGATTCATAAAGTTCTCAAAGATGTATATTCGATAGTGTACTTCAATTTGTTCTATACCGGAATTCGATGAATTCTGGGTTCTTCTTTAACATATTATCATTGTCTTTAAAGATTTAATTTTGACTGTTCTCATTTTTAAATTGTTGTAGTATTGCCAAAATATGCTTATTTTAATTCTTGACTATATATCACAATATTTTTTACTTGGTGCAGCTTCGATCAGGGCATGTCTTTAACATAGAAGCGGGAAAGCAAGCTTTGAGGAATATAAATTCACTTTCCTTGTTCTCTAACATAGAAGTAAACCCACGACCAGAtgaaaagaaagaaggaggaattATAGTTGAAATTAAACTCAGAGAAATGGATCAAAAGTCAGCTGAAGTTAGCATAGAATGGAGTCTTGTACCTGGACATCATGGACAACCAACTCTGGTAATTTTGTCCACAGGGACATGTATTGCAGTTTATAACAACAAGCTGCTGAAACTTGTTCAAGTTTCAGAGATATCCGAAATATATGTAGCGGAGTTGCATATGTATTGTCTTATGTTAGACTAAATGGATTGGCCCCTAACATCAATGGCACTATTGTTGTTAGGCATCGATCCAACCTGGTGGAACTATTTCATTTGAACATCGCAACATCAAAGGATTGAACAGATCAATTGTTGGTTCAGTTACATCAAGCAATCTGCTCAATCCTCAGGTATGTGCCATTTCCTTGTTGCAATTGTACAAATTCTTAGTTTTGATTTCGACTTAAACTGATGGAATTGAACCCCTTCCCCAAAAAAATAAGATTCCTTGTTGCAATATGATTGATTGGTTTATATCACTGAAAATAGCCACTTTATGCATATGTGGAAGAGTCAAGGGTTTGTGGCTGCCCTTTTAGGATTCATCATTGACAAGAATGCTTCTATAACTGTCAGGAGTCAGACTTTCAATTTCCTCTGATGGAATTATTCTAACTCAAAACAACCTTACACATTACAGAATTTTTTTGTCTGTGTTACTAAATGCCATTCTTATTTGCTTGACACTGCACTGATTTGAGAAAAGCAACTTCTCCATTTGTTTCACTTTAGTAATTGATACCACAGTGAGGGGAGAATTTGGAGTCAACCTCAAAACTTCATATGCTTAGCATGATTTTTGTGGTCTTTTGGTGGTCTATCTTATTACTTTGACTCATTATATGATGTTCTTATTCTTGTTTAGGATGATCTGTCCTTTAAGCTTGACTATGTGCACCCTTATTTGGATGGTGTGACCAACCCTCGCAATCGTACCTTCCGTGTCAGCTGCTTTAACAGTCGAAAGTTGAGTCCTGTTTTCACCGGTGGCCCAGGTGCAGATGAAGTTCCACCTGTGTGGATTGATAGGGCTGGTTTTAAAGCCAATGTAACAGAGGTAGGTGTCGTTGTTGAAAATGATGAGTTATCTTTTTCTGCAATCCATCTGTACATTGCCGTAATGCACACCATTAGCATTTCAGAACTACACCCGACAAAGCAAATTCACTTATGGGCTTGTGATGGAGGAAATCACACCTCGCGATGAAACTAGCAGTATATGTACCCATGGTGCTCGGGCACTGCCTAGTGGTGGTTTAAGCATGGATGGACCTCCAACAACCCTCAGTGGTATTGGTGTTGACCGGATGGCATTTGCGCAGGCAAATGTTACACGTGACAACACAAAGTTTCTAAATGGTGCAATTGTTGGTGAGAGAGATGTCTTTCAGGTATCCATGTCCTTCTTTCAGCTTAATGTTCGTTTTGTTGTTTTGCATGCTTGTGTTTTGAAAGTTGATGAAGTGGTGGTGTCTTTAGTTCTTTAAAATTATTGTGGATATGAAGTAATCCACTCGAGCCTTTGATAGTTTCATGACTGCATATTATGTTATCTCTCAACCTCACTATCTAGGCAGATGTTCAAATAATTGATCCAAACGTTCTGTCACATGATAAGTTGAAACTGTGTCTAGGGTATATTGAGACATTTTGGACAGGGACAAGTAAATGATGAGAGTCTTATGTATGTTATTTGCTATATATGCTTTTGTCTGTGGAGATGCATAGTTCACAAACTTGATGACTACTAACAAACCCAATGCCTTATTGAGACAACTTGTCCAGTTTTCATTCTTTTTTCTCAAAAAGATCTATAGAGATGATTTTATTCTTTCACCGCTTGTTGCCAACATTTGAGATCAGCATTTCCTGTAAGTGTTATGGAGTGGTAGAACATCTTCACATGATCATGTGCTCATCTGATAATCACACTTATTCTGATGCTAGGTGGACCAAGGTCTTGGAATCGGCAGCAACTTCCCCTTCTTTAACCGTCACCAGCTCACGTTAACCCGCTTCATTCCATTGAAACAAGTCGAAGAAAGCGTCGATAAATCAGCACCACCGGTCTTGGTTCTACACGGACACTATGGCGGCTGTGTCGGAGACCTTGCAAGCTATGATGCTTTCACTCTTGGAGGGCCCTACTCTGTGAGAGGCTACAACATGGGAGAGTTGGGTGCATGCAGGAACATTCTTGAGGTAAGCATGGTCTACCCCTGTTCCTTGTTTATAATGTCAAGCTTTCATGCCGCATTTGTCTTACAATTTCCGCAAAATTACATTGCCGATCTTCATTTGGCTATTTGCATTGAAtataatgcttttttttttccaatgttAGCTTGCTGCTGAGCTGCGGATTCCGATAAAGAAAACCCATGTATATTTGTTTGCGGAGCATGGAAACGACCTCGGCAGTTCGAAGGATGTGAAGGGAAACCCAACGGAGTTCTTCCGCCGAGCTGGACACGGCTCTTCGTACGGTGCAGGTCTCAAGCTTGGGATGGTGAGAGCAGAGTATGCGGTGGATCACAACACTGACACCGGTGCAGTATTTTTAAGGTTTGGCGAGAGATTTTGAAAGGAATTCATATAGAGGAGATGAACCGATTCTCCGGCATCATCATTTCCAAACTCGAAAGATGGTATGTTTCGCTTGCAAGTAATAATATGTTGCTTTAGGGATTTACTCGTTATGATCCTATAATGATCTTCCAACTTCTATAAACTGCAGAAATAGCTGATTCATTTTGGGatttgcttgctgcagcagaagaTTAATTAGATGTTGCAGCAGAAATAGGACAGTTCCAGGAAAAGATAACAGCAACTCACATCAGATGATTCCCCCTTGCAATAATTGCCTAAGGCACCATGGAAGCATCTCATCATCTTTATGTCttaccttttccttttttttctccacatttttcttcactttttcatGAGAAATTCATATATAAACAAGCCATCATGCTAAAGAGAAAGCACCTCTAATTTTTAACTGCAGCACTGAAGATTATTGATTATCAAAGACCAGCACACTTGTACAGCATTCCTCAGCGTTCTCTCGTCACATATAAATAGGTAGTCTTGCAGTGGCTGCTGCAGTAAGAAGGAAAGGAATGGCGACACACAAAGCACATCTCTTCGTTTTCTGCCTCTGCTCGCTTACCTCTGTATCATGTTAGCTTCGATCTCGAACTGATACCGCCGAATGGACTTTAAGTGATCtcgctttctcttcttcctcagtcGCAGGTCAGATTCAACTCATCCTCGTCAACAACTGCAACTACAGCGTGTGGCCGGGCACGCTCGGCAACGCCGGCCACCTTACCCCCAAGGACGGCGGCTTCCACCTCGCCCGCTTCGAGGAAGCCGTCATCGACGTGCCCGAGGGATGGTCGGGGAGGATATGGGGCAGGACGGGCTGCTGCTTCGACGAGCACGGCGGCGGCTATTGCGACACCGGGGACTGCGGCCGCCGGCTGCACTGCATGGGCAAGTCGGGGGCGCCACCGGcgtcggtggtggagatgactttGGGCACCGCCGCGTCGTCGCTTCACTTCTACGACGTGAGCCTGGTGGAGGGATTCAACCTCCCGGTCACCATGGCGCCGGTGGGCGGGGGGATCGGGTGCGGCGTCGCGGGGTGCGAAGCGGACGTGACCGCCTGCTGCCCCGCGGAGTTTGAGGTGCGGAGGGGACGACGGGTGGTGGGGTGCAAGAGCGCGTGCTTGGCGCTGAAGGCCGACGAGTACTGCTGCACCGGGAGATATGGGTCGCCGACGAGTTGCAAGCCGACGCGCTTCTCCCACCTCTTCAAGTCCATATGCCCTCGTGCTTACAGCTACGCCTTCGACGACCCGACGAGCTTGAAGAAGTGCAGGGCGTCGCGCTACCTCATCACCTTCTGCCCTCCTCAGCATTAAGTCTGCTGTTTGCCTGTGTAAATTTGACTCGGTGTCACTGACAGCGCGTGTCTTGTTGTTCCAACGTGTCACCTTATGAGAATAAATAGAACTTTATTTGAGGAAATTTGGCCTAAATTTatcataagaaaacaaaattaatTGTCAAGAATGGGATTCGAACCCATGCCCTTTCGGACTAGTACCTGAAActagcgccttagaccaactcggccatcttgaCTTTATGATGTGTGTCATCTAGATTTTATTTATAGTATAGTGAATCATTGGCGGTACTCATCACGCGTAAGTGAAGCCTTTAGATGGGCCAAACTCAATGAGCATGAGGTGGTGACTCTGTTTCTTcaacaacctttttggtgcacagTACTCTACAGTCAATAAACTTCAACTAAGCGAGTGCTTTTGAAGACCAGTAAATGCTAACCATGTCCCCCTACTTCATTGCAAGGACATGACTACATGCATGCTTGTCCTGTCACTGGCTGGGGCAATTGATCGAACGCCTGTCTTGCATTGCAACCACATGCTTGTGTAGCTTTCTAGGCAGGTCCACTTAAGAGGGTGATGGATCTGAGCTCCATCATCTCCAGAAGTCCGCTTCTTACATACCTTACAGTTTACCATCTTCATCTCCTAGCAAAGCACTGCCGCACTCATAATCAGTCAATTTCTCGTTTTCCTGCGATCGTGTTCTTTGATTTATTGAGTGCCTC is from Musa acuminata AAA Group cultivar baxijiao chromosome BXJ1-6, Cavendish_Baxijiao_AAA, whole genome shotgun sequence and encodes:
- the LOC103987871 gene encoding protein TOC75-3, chloroplastic, which produces MAFAAPTQLLGPQIHSSAAAPRRRKYMPNDGTIVPTTIIVRARKKSLAAAPWTRKHIPYGRTIGPTTIIIRVCKKYIAPFSASVVSVAAAAAGGFILISSFPPSPPPIDGGGGGGGWFRGGGGDGGGGFWSNLFSPFVALAKEEGGGGGGGQEWDPHGLPANIVVQLNKLSGLKRYKISEILFFDRRRSTTVAGTNDSFFEMVSLRNGGVYTKAQLQKEVENLASSGMFEKVDLEGKTKPDGTMALTVSFTESTWQSADAFRCINVGLLPQTKQMEMDADMTDREKLEYFRIQEREYKRRIDRSRACLLPVTVQREVLQMLRERGKVSARLLQRIRDRVQKWYHDEGYACAQVVNFGNLNTREVVCEVVEGDITQLNIQFLDKLGNLCEGNTQLAVIRRELPRQLRSGHVFNIEAGKQALRNINSLSLFSNIEVNPRPDEKKEGGIIVEIKLREMDQKSAEVSIEWSLVPGHHGQPTLASIQPGGTISFEHRNIKGLNRSIVGSVTSSNLLNPQDDLSFKLDYVHPYLDGVTNPRNRTFRVSCFNSRKLSPVFTGGPGADEVPPVWIDRAGFKANVTENYTRQSKFTYGLVMEEITPRDETSSICTHGARALPSGGLSMDGPPTTLSGIGVDRMAFAQANVTRDNTKFLNGAIVGERDVFQVDQGLGIGSNFPFFNRHQLTLTRFIPLKQVEESVDKSAPPVLVLHGHYGGCVGDLASYDAFTLGGPYSVRGYNMGELGACRNILELAAELRIPIKKTHVYLFAEHGNDLGSSKDVKGNPTEFFRRAGHGSSYGAGLKLGMVRAEYAVDHNTDTGAVFLRFGERF
- the LOC103987870 gene encoding thaumatin-like protein isoform X1, which codes for MATHKAHLFVFCLCSLTSVSFAGQIQLILVNNCNYSVWPGTLGNAGHLTPKDGGFHLARFEEAVIDVPEGWSGRIWGRTGCCFDEHGGGYCDTGDCGRRLHCMGKSGAPPASVVEMTLGTAASSLHFYDVSLVEGFNLPVTMAPVGGGIGCGVAGCEADVTACCPAEFEVRRGRRVVGCKSACLALKADEYCCTGRYGSPTSCKPTRFSHLFKSICPRAYSYAFDDPTSLKKCRASRYLITFCPPQH
- the LOC103987870 gene encoding thaumatin-like protein isoform X2, whose protein sequence is MATHKAHLFVFCLCSLTSVSCQIQLILVNNCNYSVWPGTLGNAGHLTPKDGGFHLARFEEAVIDVPEGWSGRIWGRTGCCFDEHGGGYCDTGDCGRRLHCMGKSGAPPASVVEMTLGTAASSLHFYDVSLVEGFNLPVTMAPVGGGIGCGVAGCEADVTACCPAEFEVRRGRRVVGCKSACLALKADEYCCTGRYGSPTSCKPTRFSHLFKSICPRAYSYAFDDPTSLKKCRASRYLITFCPPQH